In a single window of the Bacteroides acidifaciens genome:
- a CDS encoding RagB/SusD family nutrient uptake outer membrane protein: protein MKRFIYKTIQVACVTGLLAVSACNTFESEPLEWNQEANVVNPKDSTALYMKQLHQAIYLSLPSLHTRLSNSYLDAATDDGVPTRDKGGSGSLENYRNGNLSPENIASLDGEAWKNFYIGIRRANLFLEKIEGYPTSSQLSAKDIKAMKAEARLLRAYFYFELVKRWGGVPLLGDKVFNYDEDWNIARSSLVECANYILAEISEENPASCYNDLFDAMSIPSTTQTALVGRVNKGVAKALVSRLKLYLASDLYREKMIEEGAPTSELVTWQDAADAAKAVMNLGVYDLHYTAQKGEEDKTDPTPGLLALFGDNNVFPNKETIMMKEATGNTTLESDNSPCGYQKNKCKGLTSPSQNLVDAFLMLDGKRIDDSTGKYAYNNQNPYANRDPRLTYTVFYNGATWLKRAVETFNGGLDRSNVPNLITTQTGYYLRKFLGLNETKADNSGFNGAYHHYQIIRYAEILLNYAEALNEADMDANKTDIEDCIIKLRKRAGIEAGDDERYGLPATYTQEEMRDIIRNERRIELAFEEHRFWDIRRWKIAEDVMNEPVEGVEIIRQADGSFYYNYVNVRTSTFDERMYWYPIPRGEMNGNTKLTQNPGWNY, encoded by the coding sequence ATGAAAAGATTCATATATAAAACGATTCAGGTAGCATGTGTCACAGGATTGTTGGCAGTGAGCGCATGTAATACATTCGAGTCCGAACCATTGGAATGGAATCAAGAAGCGAATGTGGTGAATCCGAAAGATTCGACAGCGCTCTATATGAAGCAGCTGCATCAAGCCATTTATTTGTCGTTGCCCAGTCTGCATACCCGTTTGAGTAATTCTTACCTCGACGCGGCTACAGATGACGGTGTGCCTACCCGTGATAAGGGAGGAAGCGGCAGTTTGGAGAACTATCGTAACGGTAATTTGTCACCGGAGAATATTGCCAGTCTCGACGGTGAGGCATGGAAGAATTTTTATATTGGTATCCGTAGGGCAAATCTCTTTCTGGAAAAAATAGAAGGTTATCCTACTTCTTCACAGTTATCCGCGAAAGATATAAAAGCGATGAAAGCGGAAGCCAGATTGCTGAGAGCTTATTTTTATTTTGAATTAGTGAAAAGATGGGGAGGCGTACCCTTATTGGGCGATAAAGTGTTCAATTATGATGAAGACTGGAATATTGCCCGTAGTAGCTTAGTCGAATGCGCTAACTATATTCTGGCTGAAATCAGTGAAGAAAATCCGGCATCTTGTTATAATGATTTGTTTGATGCCATGTCCATCCCGTCCACTACACAGACAGCTCTCGTGGGCCGCGTCAACAAAGGAGTGGCGAAAGCACTGGTTTCCCGTCTGAAACTTTATCTGGCAAGTGACCTCTATAGAGAGAAGATGATAGAAGAAGGTGCACCGACAAGTGAACTGGTGACATGGCAGGATGCGGCGGATGCCGCGAAGGCGGTTATGAATCTGGGGGTATATGATTTGCATTATACTGCTCAAAAAGGAGAAGAAGATAAGACGGATCCCACGCCGGGATTATTGGCTCTCTTTGGAGACAACAATGTATTTCCCAACAAAGAAACAATCATGATGAAAGAAGCCACCGGTAATACTACACTGGAGTCGGACAACAGTCCGTGCGGTTATCAGAAAAACAAGTGCAAAGGGCTGACTAGCCCGAGCCAGAATCTGGTAGATGCTTTCCTGATGCTCGACGGGAAAAGAATTGATGACTCGACCGGAAAATATGCATATAACAATCAGAACCCTTATGCGAACAGAGACCCGAGGTTGACATATACAGTTTTCTATAATGGCGCTACCTGGTTGAAGAGAGCGGTAGAAACGTTTAATGGCGGACTCGACCGTTCCAATGTTCCTAATCTGATAACCACCCAAACCGGTTATTATTTGAGAAAATTCTTGGGATTGAATGAGACTAAAGCAGATAATTCCGGCTTTAATGGAGCCTATCATCATTATCAGATTATCCGTTATGCTGAAATCCTGCTGAACTATGCGGAAGCATTGAATGAAGCGGATATGGATGCAAACAAAACTGATATTGAAGATTGTATCATTAAATTGCGCAAAAGAGCGGGTATTGAAGCCGGCGATGATGAACGCTACGGTCTGCCTGCCACTTACACACAGGAAGAAATGCGCGATATTATCCGTAATGAGCGAAGAATCGAACTGGCATTTGAAGAACATCGTTTTTGGGATATCCGCCGTTGGAAGATTGCGGAAGACGTAATGAATGAACCTGTGGAAGGCGTTGAGATTATCAGACAGGCTGACGGCTCATTCTACTATAACTATGTAAATGTACGCACCTCTACTTTTGATGAGAGGATGTATTGGTATCCTATACCGAGAGGTGAGATGAACGGAAATACGAAATTAACCCAGAATCCCGGATGGAACTATTAA